In the genome of Lathyrus oleraceus cultivar Zhongwan6 chromosome 4, CAAS_Psat_ZW6_1.0, whole genome shotgun sequence, the window TTGATCAAAATCGACCCACCTTGTCTTAATTGACTGTGTTTCATTTCATCATCCAGTTTTAGTTTAAACTATGGAGCAATTTCATACATTTGTTACAGGTCATGGTAAAAAGGCAGAGAACAGCTTTCCCTCCAAATTTTGTTCATTCTCTTGATGGTTCTCATATGATGATGACGGCCGTAGCTTGTAAACAAGCAGGGATGAACTTTGCAGGTGTGCACTGATTTATATATAACACATTCATCGAGCACGGAATATGTGTTCTTGTTGGTATTAGGAATTCAAATTTTGTGAACCAATGTTTAATTGCAGGGGTTCATGACTCTTATTGGACACATGCGTGCGATGTTGATGAAATGAACAGGATCCTGAGGGAAAAGTTTGTTGAACTCTACGATGCTCCGATCTTAGAAAATGTAAAGTATCTTCATTTAGACAAATTCTATAAGATTTTGGATTTATGTTGACTGTTTATGAAAGTTACTTGTTGAATCCTAATGCAGTTGTTGGAGAATTTCGAAAAGACTTTTCCCACATTGAAGTTTCCTCCTTTACCGGAACGAGGAGACTTCGATCTTCAAGAAGTTTTGAAGTCTCCCTATTTCTTCAACTAGACTACACAAAAATCTCATGCTGCTTATCTAGTGGAGTTAAATCCAATATAACGAAGTTTGTAAGATATCTATCTACTTTTGCATGGAATTGCAAAATCTCCAAGAACAAACATTGCAACAAATTAGAGTCCAAAGCAAGATTTCTTGGTTAGAACTGCAATGTTTTTCCAAAGACATCATAAAAAAATAAGAAGAAATCTTGTGATTGAAAAGAAAGAGGGCCATGCATATGTCACTCTACAAGTTGCAAAGTAAGAAGGTTCAGCATATATACAGCAGCCAACCTGTTTTAGTCCATGGTTGGTGCACAACACATACTAATTAAAAAGATGGAAGCACTGGTGGTATCTATATAAGGTGATTTTCTCAGATTAGTGGACACTAGCTTTTAAAAAAAGCAGCCAAATTTGGGTTTTGCTTTTTGTATACATTGTATTTTATTTCATTCTTTTTGGTTTCTTGAGAGGGAAATGGAAGCACATGCAGCATTTTTTTTTTGTCATGGTTAGTGTAATAGTTCTCAAACTTGTTCCATTATTTGAAATAACCTATATTTAATGTAAATAATATCAATAAAAATGTTACTACATGAAGTTTTCATATTATGTGATGTCTTTTTGTTTCATTATTGCCTGTCATTTTTTTTACTGGTTTGGACTTTGAACAGCACGTGTTTGATAATGCAAAATTGATAATGCTTTAGAAAAAGTTAAAACCAATTAAACACTTCTAAAGTTTCTCTTGTCTCTCTCAAAAGTGAAACCAAACATACACTAAAATTATGTTTGAGTATTTTAAAACGAACGGAATAAAAATGTCATTCTATTGCATAAACCTTGGACAGTGTCATACTGATTAAAACTATTGCTGGATCTTCATAGGCCAAGCAAAGTTTCTCTCTAAATTTGAGTTACTTTGGTGTTTTCTGAACAAAGCATCGGCATTGCTGTAAATCGCCACAACATTCGAAAACACAGCCAGAACAATCATGACAACTGATAAAATCTTGTCCTTCTTTGTTGCAATGCTATGTGGATCCCTGGAACAGCAGAATCAAAGGTTAGAAGAGAAAATAAACATATAAGATCAGTACTAATAACATTTCAACTAATTAAGAAAACACACCTCAGAGCAATTGCGGCCGGGAAAATAAACCCGAGGCAAACAGTAGCAGTTGCACCGGTGAATTGAAAAACATCCCAAATGCTCGGTACAAAATTTGCAGCCACATAGAGCAAAGAAATGAGTCCAGTAGTGATCAACGAAAATCTACAATTATCTGATTCGAGTGACTCTGCTGAGGGAAAGACAAGATCGTCCAAATTGAACCGAAGCGAAAAGAAGATAACTGGGAAAACAAGCATGAGATGAAGAGCATAGCTGATTCGAACGATGTCGTTAAGCACATGGCTATAAGGGACGCCGAGATCAGTATCAAAGTTGGCCAGTACATCATCGAGAGTCGACTCACCGAATAGTAGAAATCCAAATAAAGCAGTGAGAATGTATATACTTGAACATAAAACCAGTGATGCAGATATAACTGGTTGTATAGATGAAGAGTCTCCTAGTTCATTGTCTATTGTATGCACTGCAAACAAAGGACAGTACTTTAGTGAAACTTATATATGTTCAAATTTCATAGTAGAGTTCGAGTTCGTCGAGATAGATTACCATTGTAATGACAAACAAATGCTGTCACAAGAACCGGAGCTGCTGTGAAGAGATTCCAAATAGATGACATATCAGTAACATTAGGAAGCAACCTAGGACTCTCTATACTTCCATTGAACAATTTAACGATCGTGATTCCCGCCGTTATGACTAGAAAAACAATTGCCAGAGCCACTGCTAAACCAGAAGTATATCTCAGTGAATCTGCAAGcaaaataaaaaaactaaatGGTTATTCACAATGATACTACACTTGCTATATGAGGTAAATCATGTAACATACTTGAGTTTATTGTATTGTCAAATTGTACCTATTCTTTTAAAGAATCCTAATGGCGCAAATACAACAAGGGTTGTCACGAAAAGAACAAAAGTCCGCCCGGTCGACCAGTGTTCGCCGAACCATCCTTCGAGTACACCGAAATGATGAGTTCCAGATGAAGATGTTCCAGACAGTACATCACCTGCAAATCAAGTGTAGCACTCACATCTCTGGAAAAAAGGCGTGTCTGTGCAAGTGTCGGTGTCCGAAACTGACACTTCTGATTATAATCTTTGAAACTACACACATTAAATCCATATAATATATAAAGTTACAAACTTTGATGGATAAAAGATGATATAAATCTAAAATTGAGTTATACCAATAATGATGGTGTAGACAACAAGGATACCAAAGTTGTTCAAAAGAACAGCAATCTGAAAAACCAATCTTCCAGCACTTCCAAAAGCAACCCCCATAACATCACCATAAGACTGAGCCTTAGCAACTTTACTAAACCTCATGAGAATTTCCAAAGAGGTATGAGCAAGAAAAGCAAGGAAGATGATGGAAACAATACCAATTGTTAGACCCAAAACTTTCATGGCTGCTGGCAAAGCCATGATTCCAGCACCAATTATGGTGGTTGATAAATTGAATACAGAACCTGTAAATGATGCTGATGATGATTCATTGTTGTTAGAATTGGATTTGGATCCATCTTCATCATGTTGAACATCAACTTCACTTTGTAGTAATGGAGATTCATCTATAAGAATTTCTTTTGTTCTTGTGGGATTGTTGTGTTTCTTCATATTGATGTTTCTGCTGATGTTACAACTGGCAATGATCTAATGCTTAATGTCTTTCTCTCTCTTACTTGTCATCCTATGATATATATCTCATAATAATACAGATTAATAGAAAAGAAATTATTATATGAGATTTATATGAGATTTAGATTTAATGTTTTGAGATTATTAAATCAAACTCTTACTATTATTTGATTAAAAAATTGTCAAAGTTTTGTATAATAAAAGGAATGTAGATATTAATTTAGATATGAAATTATAATAATGTAATCAATATTATACTTCATATAATAATATTCATTCTGTCACTCATTTATATGCTTTTTCTAATTCAAAATAATTATTCttttataatattaatataatatttattattaattttttacTATCATTTTCTTATTTATTAACTTTCATTTTATTCAAtcattttttaattataattaataaaaatattttaataaataatactacttttatcatcaaaattaaaatatttaattatttttgtaaGAATTCTGTATTGTTTAAATAAGATTTTTTTATAAGATGTTATAGAATATAATAAGAAATTTGAATATTTTAATCACTTAATAATTTAGTTTGGATGTccatttttttttaatataaaaaattcTGTTTGAAtgagaaaattaaataaaaaagaTATACCTCGTGtttgatttaaaatttaattttgaATGAGCTGTTTATGTAAAATTGACTATGATTAAATTAAGTTGCAAGTCaaataatttatatttaaataCATCTATTCAAAAGTGATTTATATTATAATTTGAACTCACTAAGTATTAATATTAGCTCCTAATGAGACAAAGAATATGAATTGCTCGAATATTTATGtaaccatatatatatatatatatatatatatatatatatatatatatatatatatatatatatatatatatagttgtTAACAGATGAATTAGAACGGTGACAAAATGATGTGTTGTCACTTAAACAAATATCTCTGTCATCATATAAAAACAATTATTTAATTCATTGGTGTCAATAGCAGCTACCCCTATGGTTCATTCATTATTATCTTTGTTCTCGGTTCGTCATTATAATTATAATGtcttttaatattttatttctttatctATTTTAATTAACTATTATTGTAGTAGTATTATAATGTTCAAATATTCAAAATATAATCTCTCGGTAAATTTTAAAATCAATCAAATATAGAAGGGGAAATAGTCTGATTAGGATttgaattaaataaatattttataattgaGATTATTGTAAAATAATAATTCAAGTTATAATTAATTAATCACAAATTATTTATCGACGAAAATTAGGTTCTTTTCAAGGTTTAAAATGACGATTAAGAAAATTTTCGTAACATCTTCAATAACAAAATGCATGGATACGATATCTTACACGTTGAAATGATTCACGTAAAATAGCATAAATAAGTAAGGAGAGTCAAATCTCGAATAATGATTTTCACGAATCATTAAACGAGGTTACGCCGACCTTAATTATTTATAGTATGAATAATCTATGACAATTTGAGGTTGTATTATGCTTGCATTATTTGATTAATTATCTGAATATTTATTCATTGATACTTGAATGATTGTGATTGTTAGACTAAAATAATGATCTATTACTCAAAGGTGAGAAACAACAACATCGTTAGATATTAAGTGTTAGATCTCCAATAACAGAAGAGAAGTTTGATACATTGAGTAGTTGTATTTGATTGGATTATGGATAAGAAAGACTTATCCGACTATGTCCTTTACGGTCCGTCTCTCTTTCCTGAGAAGTCAACCATACATTATTCATTACACGAATTGAACCTAGTGTATATATGTAAGATTTGTGAGAGGAAAGAATTATAAAGACGAGATTATTGATGGTAATTGGCACTCAACGTATGTGTCTAGTATATGTAAGAACTAAAATGATATATTCTTGAAGATTAAATTACTACTTAGAGTTAGAGTTTCTATAACCTGGTTGAAAGTGCATATAGATTATATTTAGAAATGTATAAGTCCATTGTCGTGTGTATGGGTGCATGAAGTTGACCAACTTCCTGAGTCCTGACAACGAATATTACAACACATTTGGTAAGATAATGAGATATTGACTTGTTTTCTTAAGGGAAATCAACTTATAACACTTGGACTCCATGTGAGTCATGTCGTGTTGCTTTGGGTAAATGGGAGAACGTTGGTGGCATGTGGTCTCATGACATGTGATCTCGATAATTGGGAGAATGTTCGTGACAACATTTAATGGCTTGAGTCAACATATAATTTTGAAATGCATCAAAATAGATAGACCCTAGTTGGGAAATAAACATTTGAGGATGATACACTTGATTGATTAATCGTGCTTAacatatatatttttattttacACCTCATCCCAATTTTCTATACCTGTACGAAAATCTTAGCCATGTGTTCTCTATGTTGATATTTGTGGTATAGCCTTAGAGATGGTAGGTCACTTTCCGACCCATATCAAGATAGCCCAAGGTTAAAGATTATGGAGCACTCTTGAGATTGAGTAGAATGAAGGTGACGAGGACGAAGAAGGATGGAGGATAATGGTGTTACTAATACTCTGAAATTCACCGACCTAGTGACTTACACATATCAAGATCCGAGGATGTATGACGCTTTCTTTACCACTCCCGTCTAGATTACCCAGAGGTTACCATTCCATCGTATTTGGGATAGCCATCGCGATTTCCATGAACCCACACCACATAACCTGGGCAGAAAACATGTAGGTGGGAATTCTTGCGCTTACCATTGTCTGTTTCACCATGTATAATGTGGTCGAGGCCGTGGACATGGAATAGGAAAAGTGTCAAGGGATCAACCGACCTTGACTGAGGATTCAATTTTTTCATCTTATCACCCATCAGATCCCTAGATGTTTGTTCTGATAGAGGTAGAACACTGAATCTTTCGGACATGGGAGCATTTTATTTGTACAATCAGTATAATGTCCGTCTTTTTGTTTAGTCGATTGTCGTCATCTTTTGTGGGTACTTTTAGTTTAGCTTTATActtttttgttttatttatttcTCTGTGAAAATGCCACGGTTAACCATAATATAACTATGAACAAAAGTTTTATGAATATATATGAAGtatgttatattttattttactttttcgTTTTAAAAGTTTTTCTTACTATGAAATTAGATTCGATTAATTAGAATTCCATTAACAGAACATATGTTGTAAAATGAGATAACTTACGCCCCATTGGTGAAATTCTAATTAACCAGATCTAAATTCCTTAGTAAGAAAATATagaaattttttaaaacaaaGAAGTAACATAAAAAAACATAATTCATATATATTCATTGAACTTCCATATATAGTCATATCATGGTTAACTGTGGCGCTGCCACGCATAAAGAAACAAAACTAAAATTTTTAAAGCTAAATCTAAAGTACCTACAAATGATGATGACAAACGATTAAACAAAAAGACGGGCACTATACTAGTTGTACAAACAAAATTCTCCCATGTCCAAAAGAGGCATCATTCTACCTCAATCAGAACAAACATCTAGGGATCAGATTAGTGATAAGATGAAATAACTGAATTCTCAATCGAGGTCGATTGATCCTTTGACACTTTTAGTATTCCATATCCACGACCTCGCCCATGGTAAACTTGGAAAAATAGACGATGGTAAGAGCGAGCATTTCCGCCTACACGTCTTCTGCCCAGGTTCTGTGGCGTGGGTTCATGAAAATGGCGATGGCTATCCCAAATACGATGGAATCGTAACCTATGATAAATTTGGATGGGAGCGGTAAAGAAAGCCTCATATATCTTAGTAATTCACTATGTGTAAGTTACTAGGCCGATGAATGTTCGATCCTCCATCCTTCTTCACCCTCATCGCCTTCATGGTACTCAATCTCAAGGGTGCTCCATAATCTTTGACCCTGTGCTATCCTTATATGGGTCAGAAAGTGATATGTCATTTGTAAGGTTGTACCACAAATACCAACATAGAGAACATAATGCTAAGATTTTCGTACACTAATATAAAACTAGGATGAGGTGTAaaattggaatatatatatatatatatatatatatatatatatatatatatatatatatatatatatatatatatatatatatatatatatatatatatatatatatatatatatatatatatatatatatatatatatatatatatatatatatatatatatatatatatatatatatatatatatatatatatatatatatatatatatatatatatatatatatatatatatatatatatatatatatatatatatatatataaagcaTAATTAATCAATCAAGCGTGCCATCCtcaaatgtttattttcaaattagAGTCAATCTATTTTGATGCATTTCAAAATTATATACTGACTCAAGCCATTAAATACTATCACAGACATCCTCCCAATTACTCAAAACGGATGTCACGAGACCACATGCCACCGACGTTCTTCCATTTATCAAGAGCAACGCCACCTGATTTAACGTGGATTCTTAATGTTATAAGTCAACTGCCCAAGAAAATAAGTCAAGATCTCATTATCTTGCCAAGTGCATAATAATAATCCTCGTCAGGATTCTGGAAACTGGTCAATCTCGTGCGTCCATACACACAACAATAGACTTACACATTCTTAAATTCAATATATATGCACTCTCAACCAGGTTATGGCAACTCTAACTCCAAGTAGTAATTTAATCTTAAAGAATATATCATTTCAGTTCTTACATATGTTAGACGATCTAGAGGGGAGGGGGTGAATAGATCGCAAATAAATTTTTCTTCAATTAAAAAATATTTGTTATGGAAAACGAAATCAATTCTGGATCATGTTTTAAAATATATTTGCTATGGCAAGCGAAAGAAATTCCGGATCGATATCCGTCTATCCCAAACCGTTATCAGAAGAATCAGATATACATATAAACTGTAACAAAACATAAAACAATAATGAGAAAACAAATCAATATGTTTTCCAAAATAACGTTTGAACAAATAACACTTTGTAATCAATTTCCAATGAATTAAGAAACAAAAATTAACTAAGACAATTTATCAAATACTTAGTGTGCAATAAACACCAAACTGATTTTTCTTTGTATTGATGATATGAAAAACCAATTGCAATTATTTATATTGCAATTATCTCTACAAAACACTTTGGAATATTTTAACACAAGCAAAATTATCAGTTTGTCAAATTGTACACTAAATGTATTATCAAATtgaagatatatatatatatatatatatatatatatatatatatata includes:
- the LOC127075067 gene encoding amino acid transporter AVT6A, yielding MKKHNNPTRTKEILIDESPLLQSEVDVQHDEDGSKSNSNNNESSSASFTGSVFNLSTTIIGAGIMALPAAMKVLGLTIGIVSIIFLAFLAHTSLEILMRFSKVAKAQSYGDVMGVAFGSAGRLVFQIAVLLNNFGILVVYTIIIGDVLSGTSSSGTHHFGVLEGWFGEHWSTGRTFVLFVTTLVVFAPLGFFKRIDSLRYTSGLAVALAIVFLVITAGITIVKLFNGSIESPRLLPNVTDMSSIWNLFTAAPVLVTAFVCHYNVHTIDNELGDSSSIQPVISASLVLCSSIYILTALFGFLLFGESTLDDVLANFDTDLGVPYSHVLNDIVRISYALHLMLVFPVIFFSLRFNLDDLVFPSAESLESDNCRFSLITTGLISLLYVAANFVPSIWDVFQFTGATATVCLGFIFPAAIALRDPHSIATKKDKILSVVMIVLAVFSNVVAIYSNADALFRKHQSNSNLERNFAWPMKIQQ